The following proteins are co-located in the Camelina sativa cultivar DH55 chromosome 12, Cs, whole genome shotgun sequence genome:
- the LOC104732593 gene encoding cationic amino acid transporter 3, mitochondrial, with protein MGFMVDTQNEGGGGDHSWGFLRNLVRRKQVDSSNGTSSKTHHHHQLAKALTFPHLIAIGVGSTIGAGVYILVGTVAREHSGPALAFSFLIAGISAALSAFCYAELSSRLPSAGSAYHYSYICIGEGVAWLIGWALILEYTIGGSTVARGISPNLAMIFGGEDCLPTILARHQIPGLDIVVDPCAAVLVFIVTGLLCTGVKESTFAQGIVTTANVFVMLFVIIAGSYLCFKTGWVGYELPTGYFPYGVDGMLTGSATVFFAYIGFDSVASMAEEVKNPQRDLPLGIGLSLLLCCLLYMMVSVVIVGLVPYYAMDPDTPISSAFASHGIQWAAYLITLGAVMALCSALMGSILPQPRILMAMARDGLLPSFFSNVNQRTQVPVNGTITTGLCAAVLAFFMDVSQLAGMVSVGTLVAFTMVAVSVLIVRYVPPDEVPLPSSLQERICSVPFQCDEENSSSHVGTSIRLKQPLLCQTDASIVEKQEAQGGWVPNKENRRKLAGWSIMVTCIGNFLLSYAASSFRLPGLLRYSLCGVGGLFLLVGLIVLSCIDQDDARHSFGHSGGFICPFVPLLPIVCILINMYLLVNLGASTWARVSVWLFIGVLVYIFYGRRNSSLVNAVYVPTAHAEEICPTSRHSLA; from the exons atgGGTTTTATGGTGGATACGCAAAAtgaaggtggtggtggtgaccATTCATGGGGTTTCTTAAGAAATTTAGTAAGAAGGAAACAAGTCGACTCTTCAAATGGCACATCATCCAAgactcatcatcaccaccagctCGCCAAAGCTTTGACCTTCCCTCACTTGATTGCAATTG gTGTTGGATCAACGATTGGAGCAGGGGTTTATATACTTGTGGGAACAGTGGCTAGAGAGCATTCAGGACCTGCTCTTGCTTTTTCCTTCCTTATAGCTGGAATATCCGCTGCCCTTTCAGCGTTTTGCTATGCGGAACTCTCTAGTCGTTTACCTTCAGCTGGGAGTGCTTATCATTATTCTTACATTTGCATTGGTGAAGG TGTTGCGTGGTTGATTGGCTGGGCCCTGATTCTGGAATACACTATTGGTGGTTCAACCGTTGCTCGTGGCATATCTCCCAATCTG GCAATGATTTTTGGTGGTGAAGATTGTCTGCCTACCATATTAGCTCGTCATCAAATCCCAGGCCTCGATATTGTTGTTGACCCATGTGCTGCTGTACTAGTGTTCATTGTAACAGGCCTCCTGTGCACTGGAGTGAAGGAg AGCACATTTGCTCAGGGAATTGTAACAACAGCAAATGTCTTTGTTATGCTATTTGTCATAATAGCTGGAAGTTATCTGTGTTTCAAGACGGGTTGGGTTGGTTATGAACTTCCAACAGG GTATTTTCCATATGGTGTTGATGGAATGCTTACTGGATCTGCTACTGTTTTCTTTGCTTACattgggtttgactcagttgCAAGTATGGCAGAGGAG GTGAAAAATCCCCAGCGGGATTTACCGCTCGGTATTGGTCTTTCACTTCTGCTTTGTTGTTTGCTATACATGATGGTCTCtgttgttattgttggtttAGTGCCGTATTATGCTATGGACCCTGACACTCCAATATCCTCCGCATTTGCTAGTCATGGAATTCAATGGGCTGC GTATTTGATAACTTTAGGTGCTGTCATGGCTCTCTGTTCTGCTTTAATGGGTTCCATTCTCCCTCAG CCGCGGATTCTGATGGCAATGGCTAGGGATGGTCTCTTGCCTTCATTTTTCTCAAATGTGAATCAACGCACACAGGTACCTGTTAATGGAACCATAACAACTGGTTTGTGTGCAGCAGTCTTAGCTTTCTTTATGGATGTTTCGCAACTGGCAGGAATG GTGAGTGTCGGGACACTTGTTGCATTTACAATGGTTGCAGTATCAGTGTTGATAGTCAGATATGTTCCTCCAGATGAG GTACCCCTTCCCTCATCACTTCAAGAGAGGATTTGTTCTGTTCCCTTCCAATGTGATGAAGAGAACTCATCCAGTCACGTTGGGACTTCCATTAGACTTAAACAACCTTTACTTTGCCAAACTGATGCTTCAATTGTGGAGAAGCAAGAAGCTCAAGGAGGAT GGGTTCCCaataaagaaaacagaagaaaactcGCTGGTTGGAGCATTATGGTCACTTGTATTGGAAACTTCCTTTTAAGCTATGCAGCATCAAGCTTCCGCTTGCCAGG ACTCCTCAGATATTCTCTATGTGGTGTTGGTGGATTGTTCCTTCTTGTGGGTTTGATTGTTCTGAGTTGCATAGATCAGGATGATGCTAGACACAGTTTTGGGCATTCTGGAG GCTTCATTTGCCCGTTTGTTCCGCTATTGCCTATTGTATGCATTCTTATCAACATGTACCTCTTGGTAAACCTTGG AGCTTCGACATGGGCTCGTGTATCGGTGTGGCTTTTCATCGGAGTGcttgtttacattttctatgGGCGAAGAAACAGCTCTCTTGTGAATGCAGTTTATGTCCCCACTGCTCATGCCGAGGAGATTTGTCCCACTTCTAGACATTCTTTGGCTTAA
- the LOC104733830 gene encoding uncharacterized protein LOC104733830, protein MIRLCVTFKRVVDGDRSKVQFDLNKFPVDSSDGCNVEVDVGKSVGIISRNSPKPTNDVLEKRTDANLGDTAGLKLEDSMVKNGEYFSSKEALQATMEMYAMKYNCDYRITKSDKRWWCIRCIDSACNWRLRAECLQASTYFKINKFVGNHTCAPSKKNSFCRTPSARTIGHLIKQSYEGVKEGPKPNDIVNIIRSRYGCELTYHQAWESREYAVNEVRGIPEKSYAKIPKYLHMLQEANPGTFTNYEIDFDGRFKYLFISFGQSTRGFYKSMRKVIVVDGTFLKNKYKGVLLVATAVDADEEGLSFVSDRHTSIAKSIGNIYPLAKHGICIHHLLSNVITYHKGRGVTEEADVTKWARCHFLGYRYDINTNNAAESINAALRTPREYPIIPLLDSIREMMTRWFYESRELSAKHKDPLTVEVEKKISRRIEKGKFMNGYLMSRSQIQVKGNGVDYIVDLERRTCSCGKFSIQKLPCRHAIKGAFDIGKDLYPYADDVYTTTAWRSQYEETVNPIGVPEEEWRVPQYVEDAKVASGLCSRQLLCDE, encoded by the exons atgattCGGTTGTGTGTTACATTCAAAAGAGTAGTTGATGGTGATAGGAGTAAAGTCCAGTTCGATCTGAATAAGTTCCCAGTTGATAGTAGCGATGGTTGTAATGTGGAAGTTGATGTGGGAAAATCAGTAGGTATTATTTCAAGGAATTCACCTAAGCCGACTAATGATGTATTAGAAAAGCGTACTGATGCTAATCTTGGTGATACTGCTGGTTTaaagttggaagattcaatggtaAAAAATGGTGAATATTTCAGCAGTAAGGAAGCTTTACAGGCTACTAtggaaatgtatgcaatgaaaTATAACTGCGACTATAGgattacaaaatctgataagAGATGGTGGTGTATACGCTGCATTGATAGTGCTTGTAATTGGCGTCTCCGGGCTGAGTGTTTACAAGCgtctacatatttcaaaatcaacaagtttgtgggtaACCATACATGTGccccttcaaaaaaaaactcattttgtaGGACTCCATCTGCAAGAACAATTGGACATCTCATTAAGCAAAGCTATGAGGGCGTGAAGGAAGGTCCTAAACCGAATGATATAGTTAATATTATTCGTTCAAGGTACGGCTGCGAGCTAACATATCACCAAGCTTGGGAGTCTCGGGAGTATGCAGTTAACGAAGTTAGAGGAATTCCTGAGAAAAGTTATGCTAAGATTCCAAAATACTTGCACATGCTACAAGAAGCGAATCCTGGTACGTTCACGAATTATGAAATTGACTTTGATGGAAGatttaaatatctatttatttcttttggtcaatcAACAAGAGGGTTCTACAAGTCAATGCGGAAAGTGATAGTAGTTGATGgtacatttttgaagaataaatacaAAGGGGTTCTCCTAGTTGCTACAGCTGTAGATG ctgatgaagaaggtttATCATTTGTGTCAGATAGACATACATCGATTGCTAAATCAATTGGAAACATCTATCCATTGGCTAAACATGGTATTTGCATCCACCACTTGCTTAGCAATGTGATAACATATCATAAGGGAAGAGGTGTCACTG AGGAAGCCGATGTGACAAAATGGGCTCGCTGTCATTTTCTGGGTTATAGGTATGATATTAACACCAACAATGCAGCTGAATCAATTAATGCTGCTTTGAGGACACCCAGAGAGTATCCAATAATTCCTTTGTTAGACAGCATCAGAGAAATGATGACACGCTGGTTTTATGAGAGTAGAGAGTTAAGTGCAAAGCATAAAGATCCTTTAACTGTTGAGGTggagaaaaagatttcaagaagaatagagaaaggTAAATTCATGAACGGTTATTTGATGAGCAGATCGCAGATCCAGGTTAAAGGTAATGGAGTAGACTACATTGTTGACTTAGAAAGAAGGACTTGTTCATGTGGAAAGTTCAGCATCCAAAAACTCCCTTGTAGACATGCTATAAAAGGAGCTTTTGATATAGGCAAGGATCTATATCCTTATGCTGATGATGTGTATACCACTACTGCATGGAGATCGCAATATGAGGAAACTGTTAATCCAATAGGTGTTCCTGAAGAAGAATGGCGAGTCCCACAGTATgttgaagatgcaaaa GTAGCCTCTGGGTTGTGTTCACGACAGCTGCTTTGTGATGAATGA